In the Cumulibacter manganitolerans genome, CGTCGCGGACACGGACGCCACGCTGCGCGGTCACCTGGAGGATCTCGGCTTCGAGGAGACCGGCATGGCCACGGCGGAGAAGTACGTCTACCGTGATTCCACCGGCAGGAAGCGCCGGGGCAGCCATCAGAACACCGTGCTGCGCAAGGAGCTGTAGCGGCGCCCGCCGCGCCCCGAGTGATGAACGCGGCATTCGCGCGGCGGTTTAGCCCTCAACGATCGGGTACGATGGACGACGGCCATTTTATCCTTCGGAGGCACACCCATGGGTTCGATCAAGGTCGCCATCGTCGGCGTCGGTAACTGCGCGTCGTCGCTGGTCCAGGGGGTGCACTACTACCGCGAGGTCCCGGCCACCGAGACCGTCCCCGGCCTGATGCACGTCCAGTTCGGTGAGTACCACGTCGGCGACATCGAGTTCGTCGCGGCGTTCGACGTCGACGACCTCAAGGTCGGCAAGGACCTGTCCGAGGCGATCAACGCCTCGCAGAACAACACGATCAAGATCTGCGACGTCCCGACCACGGGCGTCGAGGTGAGCCGCGGGCACACCCTCGACGGCCTCGGCAGCTACTACCGCGACATGATCGACGAGTCGCCGGCGGCGCCGGTCGACGTCGTCTCGATCCTCAAGGACCGCCAGGTCGACGTGCTGATCTCCTACCTGCCGGTCGGCTCGGAGGAGGCGGACCGCTTCTACGCGCAGTGCGCCATCGACGCGAACGTCGCGTTCGTCAACGCGCTGCCGGTCTTCATCGCCAGCGATCCCGTCTGGGCCAAGAAGTTCGAGGACGCCGGCGTCCCGATCGTCGGTGACGACATCAAGTCGCAGGTCGGCGCGACCATCACCCACCGCGTCCTGACCAAGCTCTTCGAGGACCGCGGCGTGAAGGTCGAGCGCACGTACCAGCTCAACTTCGGCGGCAACATGGACTTCATGAACATGCTGGAGCGCCAGCGCCTGGAGTCGAAGAAGATCTCCAAGACGCAGGCGGTGACCAGCCAGATCGGCCGCGAGCTGCCCGCCCGCGACGTGCACGTCGGCCCGTCCGACCACGTCCCGTGGCTCGACGACCGCAAGTTCGCCTACGTCCGCATGGAAGGCCGCGGCTTCGGCGACGTCCCCACCTCGCTCGAGTACAAGCTCGAGGTCTGGGACTCCCCCAACTCAGCGGGCGTCATCATCGACGCGCTGC is a window encoding:
- a CDS encoding inositol-3-phosphate synthase encodes the protein MGSIKVAIVGVGNCASSLVQGVHYYREVPATETVPGLMHVQFGEYHVGDIEFVAAFDVDDLKVGKDLSEAINASQNNTIKICDVPTTGVEVSRGHTLDGLGSYYRDMIDESPAAPVDVVSILKDRQVDVLISYLPVGSEEADRFYAQCAIDANVAFVNALPVFIASDPVWAKKFEDAGVPIVGDDIKSQVGATITHRVLTKLFEDRGVKVERTYQLNFGGNMDFMNMLERQRLESKKISKTQAVTSQIGRELPARDVHVGPSDHVPWLDDRKFAYVRMEGRGFGDVPTSLEYKLEVWDSPNSAGVIIDALRAAKIAKDRGIGGPILSASSYFMKSPPEQYDDSTARDAVEKFISGENER